CTGATACAAAGATGCAAGAGCATTTAGTTGTTTCACCCTGAATTATATGTCCATTTTCAGCTTTTGGAGTAACTTTACCTGTTACTAGAGCAGAATGTTCAGTGCCAGCAGCAATGTGCACCACCTGATCTCCATCAACACAGGGAACCTTCACCAGAGTTGACAAGGAGGATGAATCTGCAGATCATGAAGACAACTTTTAGACGGTGAGAGGTGCAAACGCGGCATGTAGATCAatggcagagagagagagagagagagagaatgccCTATGCCTCttatggaagaaaaaaatttcgaAGCCCAATGTTCCCTATGCCATGAGTACCGTAACTCATTTTGTATGAAGGCTAAGCAGACTGTTATTgccaaaagaaataaagcacACAAGTTGGGAATTATTATTAGGCTAACACATAAAATGTGTGTTACtgtatatgcaaatatattattctatttaGCGGGTCGCTACTGGTTTCTAAAAACTCAATACAACTATATGACATAACATAATCAAAAATGAAAAGGGACTACCATCATGATCATGGCTTGACGTGGCGGGATTTAATCTCTGCATTGGCTCTGAACTTGACACATGGGGATCAAGCTTCTGATGACGGTAAGCACCAATTGTGTACAATTCACCTGCTGTAAATGCAGAATGCCAACTCATTTGACAGCAGTTCCAGTACATATTTCAATTGGAAAGGAATGTGGCGCCACACATACCAGATAAAACTAGTGCATGATGCCATCCCAATGCCACTTGAGAACTACTCAAAGAGGGAAAGACTGGCTGAGGTCGATCATCATCATGTTCACCAATTAATGCTCTTCCCCAGATGTACAACTGGCCAGATTCTGTTCCATGAAATGAAAGTGCGATCATGTCCAAGTACCAAAGAGAAGAGTGTTTGCAACAACAGAATTAAAAGGCTTACCATCCAATGCAGCACTGTGATCTCCATTGGCATATATATTCCCTATCTTACAGTTTGGAAAGCCATCAATTAATTTAGGAACATTGTAAAACTTTTGGTTCCTAGCGCATCTGCCAATTTGTCCCCTTCTCGCTGAGCCAAATCCATAGACAGAATTATCTGGAAGAAAGAGGAGTAGCAGTGTCATCTGTTTGTAACATATATGGACAATTAGTCTGTTAATACAACAAATAGTAGAGGTGTCCATAAAATTGTTAGATGTCCAATAGGAAAGATAAATGACTGATGAGCTAACACCTGCAACATCTCTTGCatattcatcatttttttaagagaagAGTATTTTTATCCGACCTCCATATCCAAGGATATATGCAGCCATTTTCATATGCTCCTATGGAGATTTAAACCCAGGACTTTGGGTGTTACTCAGGTAACTgcaaccactaggctacatgcCCTTTCACTTGCATATTCATCATTAGAGCACAATGATAGTGCAGCAtctccattatctaaaaaaaattatagtgcAGCATCTTTCTGCAGAGAATGTTAAAGTCTCAAAGGTACTCAGCTATTCATAGGTTTCACATCATCAGAGAAAACAGTGGCCTTAAAATTCTCAGGTGACTAATAGGAAAGTTATATGGTTGTCGACTGATGACCTAAAACCTCCCACCCCTCCTGAATTACTAGTGCAGAATGATGGTTCTGCGTCCTTCCTAGCTAGAAGGTACCAAGCTGTTTATCGATTTTGCATCATCAAACAGAACAGCAAAAACCAAATAACTCCTCAGACATCATAACATGGTTTATTCACCTCATGCCAGGTATTCAAAAAGACAAACATTGAATACATTGGCATTTTGGAATGTCACAGATTAAACATCAATTTATCGATTGTACATTACTTAATATCTTATGCCCTCCATTACTTGCTCAACCTGTTACGTTTGCGGGTATGGCTTCAGCTAAACATTACACCGacttatttttaacaaaacacAGAGGAATCCTATGCAAATTAAATTGACTTTTGATCCTTAGCATAATAAACAAAGAGGCTTTGAAACTTGTCCATTCCAGATATAAATTGGACAGCTGAAAATCCAGGCTCCAATATGTGACCGCATCACTAGGTGTAATTTCTAGTAATTTGCTAAATCCAGGGCACAAAATCTCTTCCAAAGAGCGTATGATGaagcataaaatattattgttggTACACTTTCAAAGATATagcaaggagaaaaaaaaatcaatcaaaatttGCTCATAGCAACAGCCCTGGACTCTTTGTTGTCCTAATCTTGTAGCTTTACtcataaatttagttaaacaTTTCTAGGGTCTAAATACCGTCAAATACATGTACCTAGATCATAACATAAATACTTTTGTATGCTacagatggaaaaaaaaatcaaagaacgCCTATTCGATCCTTCTTCAAGGAATCAATAACCCAAGGTTGCTGGCGTGTTTGGCTTCAAAGAACTAAAGTGGGCCATCTTGTTCTTCATTTTCGCTTTCAATAAAAATTGCCAGTAGGGTCTTGCCCTGCTTAGATGTGTATCCtcaatagaaaagaaaaatattgagtAATTATTTCTCTCAAGGCTTTTAAACTTTAGGAAATGCATTACAGAGTATGGTTGGATCATTTGAAATTTGGTTATTGCCCAAAAAGACGAAATATTTCTAAACAAGTGGTTTCAGAGAGGTAACAAGTAATTCTGTGCAGGTTCATGTACTATgcaatttcttaaaaattaagCTAACATCGCAACACATGGTGTTGCATACCTTTCAATAGGACAAGAGAATGGCGCATCCCAAATGCAACCCTCACAACATGCTTTGTGGTAAAGTATGCCACTTCAAAAGGCAAGTTCCTTGGGTGATTATCGCCAGCACCGAGCTGTCCAAATGAACCATCTCCACACATGAAAAGCTGTCCAGaatctgaaaataaaaactagaaaCATCACAGCTAAGCTCATCAgtgatggtttattttttcaaacaaaaaacagaagATTGAATAGCTTggtcaaaaacaaaaatgcacACATTATATGTGATATAGTGATATAAAGTAGAGTATGTTGAACATAAAGCATAGAAGATCATAAGAGAGTACAAGAAAATGAGTGGTTTCAGAATAAGACACCTGTAGCAAATCCAGAATGATTCCATCCAGCAGATACACAGGTTATTGAGTAGTTCTCAAAGAACTTCACAAACTTTGGATGAGGGATGTTCTCCATGTCCCCATGACCAAGTTGACCATGTGTCCCTCTTCCCCAAGTAAATACTTCACCATCACCTGAAATGTTGAGTAGCTGTTAAAGAACTGGTGCATATTGCTCTCTTCAAGGAATCTGATGCTCAGACCATACTCTTGAGGACTGATGGAAATGGTGCCAAGGTTGCCAATTGCCCAATTTAGGGAACACGCAAGTATTCTCAAGAAACCCTTGAGagaataaggaaaaaaaatgcaaaagtgCCAAGGTTCCCAACAAGAGAAATTTCTTCTAGTAAATAATTAAGCTtcaacaaacaatatatcttGATAATAGGATAGGATACAAACAACACTGTGAACCATATCTAATCACTAATTACTCAACAAGACGGAAAACAGAACCTAACTGGGTAAAAAATAGCCACTTAATAATGCAGGTATGCAACAGAGAGATGCTTCTCCACTAAATGGTACTAATTTCAGAAATTGAGAACAAAGGAATTAGGGAAAGGTTTTAGATTTCTGCAATTGCAAACATGTTCTAAGTTCTAACCAATCACCAGGCCCAACAAATCACTTCAGGGTGTTTGTATGAAGGTGGTTATTCAAAAAGCTAGAAAATTAATGCAAACCTAACTCTATGAATGTGTGTTGCTATGGTCAGCAAAACTAACTAGACATGCACAAATCCATGGTTAGTCTAGGTATCTAGCTGAAGCTGAGTTCAACTACTAGCGATGCGAGAGGGCAGTCACTACGACAATGGTCGCTTACTACAGAATGTGGCGGCTTTGAGTGGAAGCGGCGCGTACCTGTGAGAGCGATGGCGtgggcgccaccgccggcgacgaaaGAAACCCGACCGCGGCAGCGAAGCGGAAAGAGGAGCGGCTGCGGGAGGTGGTGGTCCTGGAAGCCGCCGTTCCCGAGCTGCCCGTCGGTGCCCGCGCCCCAACTCCACGCCCACGCCGCGCcttcctcctgctcctcctcttccaccgccgccgccttctccatGCCTCCGAACCGGCTCGCTAGGCGCAGGAGAGCGCGAGGGGAGAAAACTATCACGGGACTTCGGTCCTCTGCTCATCAGGAAGACCTTGATTCCCTGTGTGACGCGTGTTCCGGCACGAATCTCAGAGCACTGTGGGGCTTTTTCACAGAAAGATAAAGCCATACTTGcaaaaattaatctataaataaaatactcgTGCGTATTCTTattgataaaaacaaaatataaaaataaatcataataaaaaccataaaatcaattctatatttaaaattaaaattttaaattttatcttataaatataagagaaaGACTTGGGGACTCGTCCCCTCGACTTAACTTGTGGCTTTCGAGCTCACGAGCAGAATCATGCTACAGCAATTAGCAAGAATATTTGCAATGTGGGTTTTCTTCGAGGGGTATTTAGCTTGAAGTGTCGAAACCGTTTTGGTTgtacaagttaaaatttaaattttaatattaaaatttaaagttgatttaaaagtttttattttttattttttttaatcaccaataatacatatataaaagttttatcgataatttttttaatcattaatagatagttttgcttatacttattaaAAGCAAACTGATAGGCCGGTAACTTTGCAGAGGTTGGCAACCGGAATCCTTCCTGACTTTTGACATATGGCCTTCCAACCAACGTACGCACGTCTGGCCTTTTCTCGAATATGATTCCCTTTGAAACGTGGTTAATCCTCGTTCTGTCTCACAAAATTCTGCTAATTACCCCCAAAAATTAATAGTCAGACGCACGCTCGCGCGAGTTAATTCTTACATCCTCCCCTAAAACCAAATTGCCGAAACCACATCGCcttctgcatatatatatatatatatatcggttCATTTTTCATGTCCCCGTTCCGAGATCAGCAAATGGCATGGCCAACAACCGAAAGCTCACGATCGAGAATAATGGCGGTCGATATCTGTTCTGGTACCTTTTTTCCCCCGGTGTGAAAGAACACAAAGAATGAATTTAATCCGGACAGCATCTGCTGATCCTCTGATCCGTTCGTGCTGCCCTTCCTTCGCCGGCCGGGTGGACGATCGATTCGTGTCGGCCGTCACGTCGGCGTCCCCCGTCGAATATATcactcgtcgccggccggccacctTCTTATCCTGCCCGAAGAAAACTAGCTACTGCCGTTTACACGGAAAGGGTGTTCTAGAATCTTGATATCCTCTTCTCATTTCTAGAATGTTGCCCACCAGCACTGTCACACtgatctcatctcatctaCGGCCTTCTGAACTTTTTGAGCTTCTGAACATTTTTCACTCAGCTCATTACAGATCATATTTGCAGCAGCATCCGGCATTACGTGCCTTGAAGTAAAGGGCAAGAACAatccaaaggaaaaaaagtgaTCGAAGAAAGTAACAAAGAGACGGCGAATATATTCGTTTCCCTCTGATCCATCGCACGTACTCCCTCCTCGCCGATGGATCGATCAGCGGCGCACGCAGAATAGAGCCGGCTCCGGCTGGACGCTAGCTCTGAACACCGCGAGAAGCATCGCCTAGTCTAGTCGCAGTCGCAGGCTTGCAGCCTGCTCCATggtctatatatacacaccttCCAGGACCGTGGTCTTCGTACTCTCACCATTGGTAGCAAAACCAGCGAGGTCGTCTGATCGAAACAGAAGCCAGCGACCGATCGAGCGACCAGCATGGATGATCGTAGGTACGGCTACCCGTATCCACCACACCAAGGTAAGCATTTTTTGTGTGCTTCAAGTACTGACCTGACAGGCTGACGCtggatttcatttttttttctgaattcgCTTGCATTTCATGGTGTTCTACTCGTTGATCCGCCTTTGCCATCTTGGCTGTGCGATCGATGCGTTCAGGGTACTACAATGGCCCGCCGGtgatggcgccgccgcagtacgccgctccgccgccgaggagggaGCCGAGCTTCCTTGAAGGATGGTAAGAAAGCCATGCCACAGCCGcccacatgcatatatatatatatatatgatcgtAAGAATACTTTCTTGCTAGCTCTGCATTGTGTGTGCTAATTTGTCTGAACACAGCCTTGCAGctctgtgctgctgctgcctcatCGACGAGTGCTGCTGCGACCCGTCGGTCATATTTGTGACCTAATTAATGGCCGTAACCATGGTGTTGATGAGGACGATGAGTCCGAATTGAGATATTGATAACTCCATACACGTGTGTAATTGTCTTTTGTTGATCAGGTGTTCAGGGATCAGATGTATGATCCATCTGCAGTACAAATGATTTAACTGCAGtggtataaatatttttattacatgcACTGGTTGCTGGACTAACTCAGGacatatactttatatatatatatatatatatatatatatatatatatatgtaatatgtaTGATCGACTATAAGAATAAATAGAGGCAAAGTGAAGTTATCGTGCACACAACCCACCTGAATTTGCTTATGTAAGGACATTGCTACGTTAAAGATTACACAAGCATTTCCagatatttcaaatttatcaacTCTATGTATTCATAGTACGGTGCATGCCGATGGCATCTGGTCGTAGTTGTTATCAGGGTCAGATTCTCTATCATAATAGTAGGACTATTACACgtactgacatgtggatccGTAGAGGGACGTGACACACCTATTAGTGACGATAATGTAATGTAATGGTGTTACGATTAAGTTCGGTTAGTGTCTTCCAGCTGAGAGATCAAATCAACTGGAGCCACCGTCGATGCAGCTGCTCAACTGGGCCGTGCATTTCCAATCGAACGTTGGTCAAAAGATCTCAAAAGGATCGGAGTTTAACGCCAATGGGCCTTTCAGCAAAACAGCGCGATACAAAGCTGGCTCTCATCAGGCCCAAAAGGACCAGTGTGGCCACCGATGTTTGGACCGAATCCTCCTACGTAACTTTTGTGCAGTTGTGCTACTAATATATGAGTCATATTAAGGTAGGCCCATACGTAAGCGACTCAAACTGCACAACAGTTATGTGAAAGGATCTAGTTCCATGAATATGGCCACTTATATAGGTCGTACTATATTGATCATCGAACGGTCGTATGATGTTTCGGGTTGGAGTTTAAAATAATAgtatctttaaaatattattatattccaACCATAACAttacaatttaaaatatatttgacatATGACATAACTTACCCTTGatccatttttcaaaaaatttggaCCAAACTACCCATTTCGTTTTCGTTCATCCGTTCTCTCTCCTGTTCATCACTCCAAGAATGGAGCTGGACCCCAGCATGGGCGCTGCTGCAAGGTTCGTGGCCGGATCCTGCCCGGAGTCGATGGCTACTGTGTAATGGGCGTCGCATGGAAGATGGCGGTGGCGCTCGCAGCCGAGAAGCCGGTGCCGGTAGAGCAGCCATCGGCGGGGCGGCCGGggtggcgacgacgccgacaCCGACAAGACGCCTTCTTTTGCTTAGATCAAATGCGTGCTGCGGCTTCTCTAGCTTGGCTCCACAGAGATAGACACTGGTGGTAGTAGTTGTGTGCATAGGATTCGCATGATGTTGCAAAGGCGGAGATGAGAATAGAAATCTGAGAGACTTTGGTCCTgttcttttctattttaaatttttatttgtcatATTTCTTAAGCACCTAAATGGTgagttttacaaaaattttctatataagaaCTTAATgcttgataattttttaaccgcGTAGGAGTTACTTCATTCATCGATGCTTTTAAATAACTACAAAATAAATCTGATTGTGCATCATCAATGCATCAATTTCAGCTATATCAAGCAAGGCATTTTGTATTTGTGCTAACTTTTATGTATCTCTTTTCTTtgagcatttttctcattcttGAATTACAAGGTAtcccactgttttctatgtaaaatttaatatcttttaGTACCTAAGGTATcaaaagatatcaaattttacatagaaaacagtgatacctcatgttttcttttcaatcAGATTGAGAAGACTTGCAGctcaaaaaaaaggaaaaagaaaagaacgaaataaataaagaaaataactaTAAGAACTTGAAAGcgaagctgcgtcgctgctatAAACGCACCTTGAAGCTGGTATAATTAAACCAGCAACATCAGCATCCACGAACCAACACGCTACGTCAGGCGAGCATTGAGAAGAGAAAACGACCATAGGAAATTCAGAATTATGTTGTGTGATGGGAATTAATGCGTGCCGTACCAAAGCTTGCGAGAGATTAAGAAAGGTGGCTGTCCGGCGAGAAGGGACAAACCAAgtaccttttttcttttgtcctaCAATCAGCACccctggctggctggctctgGTTCCCTTGCCCTGCCGGAGAAGAAGCAGTACACTCAAAATGGCAGGCTTACGTTAAGTTACAGTATTTATTCTTGGACGGTCTCACACCATTCCGTAGCAGAGGCAGGCTCCCTCTACCTGCTGAACTACTTCCACGGAGCTCTCACGAAAAAGTCCCAACAACCTCTCTTCGGCCCTTTTTTATAAATCTTGGCTCCTATCGTTTCGCTTTGCGGTGAAATAAGCGATAACACGTTTTtgtaaatggaaaataatttgtaggtaaaatttttatatacatatccaTGAcgactcaaaagcaaaatatgtaaaacaagccatgatgaaaaaaatcataaaatcaagtttaaaattaagttctaaaattcaaattttaacttataagcagttgcaactACGAAACGATGGAGCCCCCTGTCTCCATCAGTTTGTCGTCTGTGAATGGTGAGGGTCGTCAGATCCCTCCGCTCCCTTAGGCCGTGTTTGATAGTTAGTCTGTTAACCTgcacagaaaacgtagtaacatattacttatataattaattattaactataaaaattagaaaaatagattaatctaaatttttaaaatatctttatatataactttttaaaatatatacaatttaaCAGTTGGGAAACCTACATAAGATAAAAAGAGGAAATATGAGTTAGTAATTGGCTTAGTAGATAGGTCTAGTCCATAAAGTCTTTAGACCTGTTGCCACCGTCAGGAGTCTTAAGCACCTACTAAAGCTGGGAGTAGAGCCCGTAATCTCTCCTATATCCGATATGGACCCCGTAAGGATTGTGCC
This is a stretch of genomic DNA from Oryza brachyantha chromosome 1, ObraRS2, whole genome shotgun sequence. It encodes these proteins:
- the LOC102719815 gene encoding ultraviolet-B receptor UVR8 isoform X1, with the translated sequence MEKAAAVEEEEQEEGAAWAWSWGAGTDGQLGNGGFQDHHLPQPLLFPLRCRGRVSFVAGGGAHAIALTGDGEVFTWGRGTHGQLGHGDMENIPHPKFVKFFENYSITCVSAGWNHSGFATDSGQLFMCGDGSFGQLGAGDNHPRNLPFEVAYFTTKHVVRVAFGMRHSLVLLKDNSVYGFGSARRGQIGRCARNQKFYNVPKLIDGFPNCKIGNIYANGDHSAALDESGQLYIWGRALIGEHDDDRPQPVFPSLSSSQVALGWHHALVLSAGELYTIGAYRHQKLDPHVSSSEPMQRLNPATSSHDHDDSSSLSTLVKVPCVDGDQVVHIAAGTEHSALVTDKGAVFTWGWGEHGQLGLGDTCDQVAPQRVNIGDKRPCSSASVNVYCGSGFTVVVNSGLAAD
- the LOC102719815 gene encoding ultraviolet-B receptor UVR8 isoform X2, with amino-acid sequence MEKAAAVEEEEQEEGAAWAWSWGAGTDGQLGNGGFQDHHLPQPLLFPLRCRGRVSFVAGGGAHAIALTGDGEVFTWGRGTHGQLGHGDMENIPHPKFVKFFENYSITCVSAGWNHSGFATDSGQLFMCGDGSFGQLGAGDNHPRNLPFEVAYFTTKHVVRVAFGMRHSLVLLKDNSVYGFGSARRGQIGRCARNQKFYNVPKLIDGFPNCKIGNIYANGDHSAALDESGQLYIWGRALIGEHDDDRPQPVFPSLSSSQVALGWHHALVLSGELYTIGAYRHQKLDPHVSSSEPMQRLNPATSSHDHDDSSSLSTLVKVPCVDGDQVVHIAAGTEHSALVTDKGAVFTWGWGEHGQLGLGDTCDQVAPQRVNIGDKRPCSSASVNVYCGSGFTVVVNSGLAAD